Genomic window (Sediminispirochaeta smaragdinae DSM 11293):
GCCGGGAATAGCGAAGTAGGTAAAGACAGAAAGAGAGAATAAAAAGCCGAAACACGATCTCTTCGTGAATTGCAGGACTCAATGCAAAAAAGGCCACGGATTGACCACCGGCGGTAAGCCATTTATAGTCAAAGTGTTTTGAGCATGGGTTTGCGTATGAGGAGGTTCCATGAAAATAGCGGTTATCGATGGACAAGGCGGAGGCGTGGGAAAGGCTATTGTACAGGCGCTAAAACCGCATCTTGCTGAAATCGACGAATTGCTTGCACTTGGAACCAACGCAACGGCAACCGTTACCATGTTGAAATCGGGAGCTTCGATAGGAGCAACCGGAGAGAATGCAATCATCTACAACGCATCACGGGTCGATATTATCGCCGGCCCCATCGGAATCATCATTGCAAATGCATTGTACGGAGAAATCAGCCCGAAAATCGCAAGCGCTGTTGCGGAGAGTTCGGCTACAAAGGTTTTGATTCCCATCGATCGATGCCGGCTCATCATTCCCGGGGCCTCGTCCCGGACCTTACAGACCAATATAAAAGATGCCGTGGAGCAGATCATTGCCTTGATGTCGGAGGGCTCAAGTTAGGCCTTGGCTATCACCAGGATTCGTAACAGTAGAAAAGATTAATTGACAGAATCTCGCCGAAAATGGTAGCCTGCATGAACGGAATGAATCCGCGAAGGGGCACACGGCCTTAGGCCTATCCGATGAACGG
Coding sequences:
- a CDS encoding DUF3842 family protein: MKIAVIDGQGGGVGKAIVQALKPHLAEIDELLALGTNATATVTMLKSGASIGATGENAIIYNASRVDIIAGPIGIIIANALYGEISPKIASAVAESSATKVLIPIDRCRLIIPGASSRTLQTNIKDAVEQIIALMSEGSS